CAACGCAACCGTTCGAGGCCTCTGGTTTATTATTTCCTGAAAATCGAGTAAAATAATTTGTATTTTGATTATTTCCGGGGAGTTTTTATGACAGTTCGTGTAGTGGTTGGCACGCAGTGGGGCGATGAAGGCAAGGGCAAGATCACCGATCTGCTGGCCGAGCATGCCGATATTGTCGTGCGTTATCAGGGCGGCAACAATGCCGGCCATACGGTCATTGTTGGGCAGGAAATTTTTAAGCTGCATTTGATACCGTCAGGAATTTTGTTCCCCCAAACAGTCTGCGTGATCGGCAATGGCGTGGTTGTCGATCCCGATGTCCTGCTGGAGGAGATCGCCATGCTGCGCGGCCGCGGTGTCAAAGTTAGTCCGGACAATCTCAAAATCTCTTCCGCGGCGCATTTGATTTTGGCCAAACATAAAAAGCAAGACCGTGAGCAGGAGGCCGGGCGCGCGGCGGACAAAAAAATCGGTACGACGGGGCGCGGGATCGGCCCGGCTTATGTTGACAAAATCGACCGGTCTGGCGCGCGGCTGGAAATTTTTTTGCGCCAAAACACGCCGGCGGATTTAAGTGAATTTCAGGAAAAACTGCGGCCTTACGTTATTGACAGCGTGAAATATCTCAATGAAGCTCTGGCCGCCGGCAAAAATATTCTGCTAGAGGGCGCGCAGGGCACTATGCTCGATGTGGATCACGGCACATATCCTTTTGTGACCTCATCCAATCCTACCGCCGGTGGCGCCTGCACTGGCTCCGGCATCGGCCCCACGAAAATTGACGAAGTTTGGGGTGTGGTCAAGGCTTACTCTACGCGTGTTGGCGAAGGGCCGTTCCCGACAGAGTTGTTCGACAAAGACGGGGAGTATTTGCGCGCGGCAGGCGCGGAGTTCGGCACGACCACCGGGCGCGCGCGGCGCTGCGGCTGGTTTGACGCGGTGGTGGTCAAGCACGCGGTTAGAGTAAACGGTCTGACTGATTTAGTGATAACAAAACTGGATGTGCTGGACAAACTGTCGAAAATAAAGATCTGCACGGCTTATGAAATTGACGGCCAGACTGTCGCGGATCTGCCGACCGATCTGGAATTATTTTCCCGTGCCAAACCGGTTTATATAGAAGTCGACGGCTGGCAAAAAGACACGACGCATTGCCGCTCTTTTTCCGAATTGCCTTCAGAAGCCCTGAAGTATATTGCCAGGCTGCAGGAATTGCTCGGCGTGAAGATCACGCTGGTTTCCACTGGCCCGGACAGAGCGCAAGCGATGCGGCGGGATATTTAAAATGTTATAATATATATGATATGAAGTTGCTGTCCATAAATATTTTAATTTCTACAGCTAGGCGGTTAAAAAAGGACGGTTGGAAATTTGATTGGGAAAAATCTTTTGGGGCGGTGTCCCAAAAAATCGCTTTTTTTGATAAAAATGCCATACAAGGTTTGGCAGAGTTTGAGGAAGTTCCCAGTTCACGTTATAATATTATTTATCGTATAGAGCTGGCGCCAGAAAATATTGGCAAAAATAGAAAAATCGAAAATGTAGCGGGCATGTTATTTGCGTATGTGGCTAAAGATTCACTGGACGCCGGATTTGATGGTTTTGTAGTTTTTGACAGTAAAACTATTCTGAAAGACCATTATGTAAATAAATATGGAGCAAAAATATTGTATGGCGACCGTTTGTATTTTGATACTAAAGCCAGCAGAAATTTAGTCAATAGATATTTGAAGGGCAAGAATTGTGTCTAAAAGTTTAATTTTAGTCAGATCGAAAAAAGATATTTTGCAGTATGATAACCGCAAGGCTATCGAGCTTGCTCAAAACTTGGGCAGGCCTTTGACGACAAAAGAATATCAGTCTTTGAAAATAAAGACAGTAAATTCTGGAAAGCCCCGCAAACTTATTTATAAAAAATGACGTTGTATAATCCTGCCGCGCAGGCGATGCGGCGGGATATTTAAGTATGAGAAAAAAACATTAAAAGTTTTTCTGCTCTTGCTTGGCTTAATTGGGATCAGCTGCGCGGATATTTTGAGCGCTATTGACAGCAGACAAAAGAAGCACCTTGCTTTAGCTGACAAGCCTGGCGTCAGGCTCTAGAATTGCAGGCCTATTTTTAAGACGGACTTTCTATTTGGACAGGCTGTGCAAATAGGTCAAACACTCCTGCACCAAATACTCCGGCGCGGAAGCGCCTGAAGTGAGGCCGATGGACTGATATTTTTTGATTTCTGGCGGCAGTTCTTGACAGCTGTCTGCTAGATACGCGCGCGCGCCTGCGGCTTCGGCGATCTCCTTGAGCCGTATCGAATTAGAGCTGTTCCGCGAGCCGATAATGATCACGGCCTCGACCTGCGGCGCGGCTTTTTGTACTGCTTCCTGTCGCGCGGCGGTGGCATAGCAAATATCTTTTTGGCGCGGTTCAATTATTTGAAAATGTTTTTTCAGTTCGGCGATAATTTCCTGCGTATCCCGAATATTTAAAGTGGTCTGGGTCAGCACGGCATACTGCGCGCGCGCGCGCGGCAGACGGGAAACATCCTTCAAATTTTCCACAATGGTGATGTTGTGCGGAGCCTCGCCGTAAACGCCGCGGACTTCCTCGTGCTTTTTGTGGCCAATATAAATGATCGGAATGTTTTTTTGGGTAAACGCCGCCGCTTCCTGATGCACTTTCTTGACCAGCGGACAGGTGGCGTCGATAATTTTCAAGCGGCGTTCTTTGGCCTGCCGGACTATTTCCGGCGCCACGCCGTGCGCGCTGAATACGATGTGGCTGCCAGCCGGCGCCTCCTGAATACTTTGCGCGAAAATAACGCCTTTTTTTTGGTAAACATCAATGATGGTTTTATTGTGCACGATCTCATTTAGAACGTAGACAGGGGAACTTTTTTGCAGCGTGTTGTCCAGCAGCTGTAGGGCTTGACGTACCCCGCGACAAAAACCACGGGGCTCGATCAATACAACTTTCATTTAGAAAACAAAACTGCTGTGCAGGACATAGTAAGACGTGGGCTGCTGGCCGATTTCCCGTCCCAGCTCTTCCGTGTAATACAAGAAACCTACGCGGTACCAGCCGAGATTGGCGCCGAGGCCAAAAGTCGGGTAGCCTTGATTGAGGCCGAGGCGCAGATCGATCAGTCCGTTGAAATACGGCTGCTCCAGACCCAGATGCAGGCGCTGGAAAAACGTGCTGTCCGGCGCGATAAAATCAAAATCCGCGGCGTAAGTCGTGTCCTGCAGTATAAAATTCATAAATCCGTAAGCATATTTAAAAGTCTGCGAGAGCAGAGGCAGGTTGTCATTGGCCGCGTCTTCCGGCTGAAACGGCGGATCGGCAAAAAGCGAGGAACGCAGGGCAAGGCCGAAAGTTGCGGTAAGAGGGATAGCTTGTTTATACGCGGCTGACTCAAAATTATCGAGGTCTTCGTTGCTGGTTACAAATTCATACTGCGTGCCGCGCAGAGTGGTGAAAAGATTTTGCAGCGTTACCGCGGCGGTCACCGTGCCAGCTGGTGTGTCGAGGCCGGTCTGCGCTCCCAGATCGATCCCCCAGCCGGATCCCACGCGTCCGGAAAGCGGCGGCGTGGCGTCTGCGCCCATTAATTCCAGCACTTCCAGAGAAAGCATTTCCGCGTCTTCCTCAGGGTCGTAAAACGACGCGCGGGAGATGTGTTTAAATGTGATGCCAGCCACGGGATTTTTTAGCCGCGAAAAAGATTCCAGCGGTATTTCCCGGGCGTAAGTTAGCGCGAAAACTCCCTGAACACTGCCAGCCAGGTCAAAGCGCGGAGAAAGACGGTTAAGAACTTTGGCGTCAAATTGTCCCTGGCCGTAGGCTCCGAGCGCAAAACTGCCCAGATTGTCCGGGCTGAAAACCAGTCCGGCTGAGTAGCTGCCGCCGCCGCCCAATTTGGCGGGAATAACTTTGCGGAATGTTTCCACAATTTCACTATCTTTATTGTCGCCGTCGCTGCCAGTGTTCCAGTCTACTTTATTGAGAACATCCTGAGTTTCGGCGTTGTAATAAATAGTATTCGGCATAAATAACAGAGGCGGCAGATGAAAAGAACTTTTGATCGCCGCCGCGTGCGCCGGATTGTAAAAATAGGAGTTTTCTCTTTCGACGACCGCTATGCCCGCGCCGCCCATGCCCAAACGTTTGGGGCTGAAATAAGCGGCTGGACGAGCTGCCGCGCAGCCCAGCGCGGAAAGCAGAAGTATAGTTAAAAGTTTTTTCATCTTGTTCTCCTTTGCGTTGCGATCCGATTACAAGCCGAACAACAATTTGACGGCTTCCCAAGACGCAGCTTGCGCCGGCAGATTGGCGTTCTTGATCTCATTGACAATGGCGGTTTTGGCCGTGCTATCTGTTTCGTCTAATAACACTTTGTTAATTTGAGATTTCAACTCAGCAAGTGATAGTTTGCCAGAGCTTGTGCCTTCGTAACCAAATTTTTTGAACAGAGCCTCATCTATATTATCCAGTAAATCTTTGGCGATCTCCACATAGACGCTTTCATTAGTTGTAGGATCACCTTTGGCATTTTTTGCTTTGGCTACAAAATCTATAGAAGCGTCTATTGTTTTTAGCGCGGCATTAGCGGAGGCGACAGCTTCTTTAATGTCCTCGCTGCCATTATCCAGAAAATTAACCGCCATAGTGATGTAGGCTAATTTGTTCGAGCCGAGCGCGGTGTAAAAAGTTTCACAGTCATCCTGATCGGACTTGCCAGAAATGTAATCTTTAAAATCTGATTTTCCCTCAATAATGACCGCATTACGCAGATTGGCCACATGCGCCAGCAGTCCGGCCAGCGCGCCGATCACGCGGTCGGAAGTTTTGTTCGGCCTGGCCTCCAGAAAAAGATCAGCGGCGGCCAGCACGTTGTTCCTATGGGCAGGGTCTGCAATTAAACTTTCCAGTTTGAGCGCCGGACTGCCGGATTTTTTGCCGCCGCCAAGGTCAATAGCGTCCTTATTCAGCGCGACGATGATCGCCGCGAGGTCGATGTCCGAGCGGCCAAGCAAAGCCTGCGCGCGAATTATTTTTCCTTCGGCGCTATTGTCGCCCTGGACTAAATTATAGGCCTTGTCGTACTGGCCTTCGTCGATAGCTTGACGCGCGGTTGCGATGTTGTCCTGTTTGGACTCTGGAGCCGCCCATTGCAGGAGATTGGTCTGTCCGCAGCCGAACAAAACCAGAGCTGCGAAAATTCCTATCAGGATTTTTAATATTTTTTTCATGAAACACCTCTCCTGAAAATTCATAGATGTACGATAACTTACTAATAGCATAGCATATTTAAGTTTAAAATAAACTTATTTGCCCGCTGCTGGTCTGCGGTTTTTCCAGCGTGGACAGGATTTGCGCGGCGCGCGCGGTGATCTCTTCCGGCAGTCCGGCCAGCCGCGCCACGTGTATGCCGTAGCTGCCGCTGGCCGGGCCGGGCGCGACTTTGTGCAGGAAAATAATGTCCTGACCTTTTTCGGCGACAGACACATTGCAATTTTTGATCTGCGGATATTTACCGGCCAGCTGTGCGAGTTCATGATAATGCGTGGCAAAAATTGTGGCTGCGCCGAGACGCAGATAAATGTATTCCGTCAAAGCCCAGGCGATAGCCATGCCGTCATAAGTGCTGGTGCCGCGTCCGACTTCGTCGAGAATTATCAGCGAATTTTTCGTGGCGCTGCGCACAATATTGGCGGTCTCGGCCATCTCGACCATGAAAGTCGATTTGCCGGAAAAAAGATCGTCCATCGCGCCGACACGCGTGAAAAGCCGGTCGACTAGCGTGAATTCCATGCTGTCCGCCGGCACAAAACTGCCGGCCTGCGCCAGCAGCACGAGCAGCGCGGTCTGCCGCATATAAGTGGATTTGCCGGACATATTGGGGCCGAACAGCAGCAGCAAGCGGGTGTCGGCGGGCGCGAGGAACAGATCGTTGGGCACGAACGCCGCTGTCCCGAGCGCCTGCTCCACGACCGGATGGCGGCCATTTTTAATGTAAAGTTTAGCCGCGCTGTCCTTGAGAATACTGGGCCGGACGAAATGTCTCTCCGCCGCGTTTTGTGCCAGAGCCAGCAGCGTGTCCAGCGCGGCAGCCGCCCGCGCGGCGTTTTGTATCTCTCTGGTCGACGCGGCGATACTTTGCCGCAGCTCACTGAAAAGGCGATGCTCCAGTTTTTCTATGCGGCTGCCGGCGCTCAACAGCAATTCCTCTTTTTCTTTTAATTCCGGCGTGATATAGCGTTCGGCGGTGGTTAGCGTTTGTTTGCGGATGTAATTTTCCGGCACGAGATCGCGGTTGGCGTGCGAGATCTCTATATAGTAACCGAAAACCGAATTGTAGCCGATTTTCAGCGATTTAATTCCGGTGCGCTCCCGTTCCTGACTTTCCTGCTCGGCGATCCATTGTTTGCCCGAGCGGCTGATCCGGCGCAGTTCGTCTAGTTCGGCGTTGTAACCGTCACGGAAAATATTACCGGCGGTCACCAGCAACGGCGGTTCATCAACGATGGCCTGGTCGATCAGGCTGCAGATTTCCTGCAGAATTTTTTGTTGAGCGCTGTTATTGAGCGCGGTCAGCAGCGGCGCGGAAAACTGCCGCAGAGTCGGCGTTAAACTCTGCATGACGCGCAGCGATTCTTTCAGATAGACGAGGTCGCGCGCGCCGGCGTTGCCGTTGGTGATGCGTCCGATCAGCCGTTCGATATCATAAACATCTTTTAACAATTCGGTCAGTTCCGCGCGCGCCACCAGATCATTTAACAATTCGCCGACCGCGGCGTAGCGGCTCTCGATTTCCGTTTGGTCCAGCAGAGGATAGCAAAGCCATTCTTTAAGCAGGCGGCTGCCCATGGACGTTTTGGTTTTGTCCAGCAGTCCGTATAGCGAGCCGGTCTTGCCGCCGCTGCGAATAGTCTCTGTCAGTTCCAGATTTTTGCGCGAGGCATTGTCCAGATACATATAGTTTTGCGGCAGATAAGTTTCCAGTCTGGTTAATTGTTTCAGTTCGGTTTTTTGCGCGGCCTTAAAATAATTGAAAACCGCCGCGGCGGCCTGCAAAGCCAGCGGTTTGCTTTCCAGGGCAAAATCCCGCGCCGTATCACGGGAAAAATGCGCCAAAATTTTTAGCGCGCTTTCCACACCTGGCAGATCGACGCGCGTAGCGGGTACGGCCAGATCTGCCGGATTTTCCGCGGCGGTGTAAATGATTTCTTTCGGGTCGAGGCGCAGAATTTCCGCGCGCAGATTTTCCTGTCCATGCAGCTCAGCGGTTTTGAAAACGCCGGTGGAAATATCGGCGAAAGCCAGGCCAAAAGTTTCGTCTTTGCTGTCCGCGCTGGTAATTGCCGCCAGATAGTTGGCCGCTTTGTCGGAAATTAACTTTTCGTCGATCAACGTGCCCGGCGTGATGATCTTGGTGACTTCGCGTTTGGTCAGGCCTTTGGCCAGAGCCGGATCTTCCACCTGCTCGCAGATCGCCACTTTGTAGCCTTTGTTGATGAGCCGCGCGATGTAATTATCCGCCGCATGATATGGCACGCCGCACATCGGCATTTTGTGTTCTTTGCTGCCGCGGCCGGTCAGCGTTAATTCTAATTCCCGCGCCGCCAATTCGGCGTCAGCGTAAAACATTTCATAAAAATCACCCAGCCGGAAAAAAACAATAGCGTCCTGATGCCGCGCCTTGATGTCCAAATACTGGCGCATCATCGGTGTGGCCTCAGGCGTTTCTCTGCGCATGATCAACGTTCGATAGGCCAGTCATGGCCGACGATAAGAGAAAAACTTAAATTCGTGTTGTTCTGCGGCTGGCGCGTCAAAATATTGGCGGGGTTGATGTAAAGTTTGCGCGCCAGAATATGCGCCTCGTCTTCCAGCGCCGTGCCCTGCCAGTTGATAATGATCGTTTCGCCGTAGTCAAAACGGCCGGCGTCTTTGGTATTCCATACTGAATAGCCGAGCGTTTTTAATTTTCTTTCCATATTGCGTCCCATGCCGGCAGCGCCGCTGCCGTTGAGCACTTCGATGGAGAGTTCCGGCGGTTTTTTGAGCGGCGGCAGGCTGGGCGTGTAAAACTCATAGCCGCGGATCACGCGCTGCACTAGATTTTGCGTGCGCTGCCAGTCCGGCTGCAAATAAGCCACGCCATTGATGTCCACCGGCGCGCCGGGTATGGTCACAATATCCAGATGCCCAAGCTGATAGGCCTCCTTGGCGCGGTTGGCCACGTCGATAAAAAGCGACGCCGGCGCGTTGGTCCGCACAAATTTGGCCATTTTAAAGATCATCGTCGGCGCTTTGAAAATAATATTAGCTTTCAGCAGTTTATTGCCGACAGCCTGCAAAAATTTATGCTGCCGCTCAATGCGCCCGAGATCCACCGCCGCGTCGTTGCGGAAACGCACATACTGCAGGGCTTTGCTGCCATCAAGCACTTGATAGCCCGGCTGCAAATCGATGTACAGATCGCCAGCGCGGTCAACATAATACATGCGTTTTTCCACATCGAGCGGCACGCCGCCGATCTGATCGACCAGCGCGGCCAGTCCATTGATGTCGATTTCTATATAGTAAGGGATCGGCGTCTGCAGATAATTGGACACAGCCTCGCGCAGCAGCTGCGGGCCACCGTAAGCGTAAGCGTGGTTGATCTTGGTCTGGCCGTGGCCGGGCACGGGCATGCGGCAGTCGCGCGGTATGGACAGCACGCCGATATATTTCGTGTAAGGATTGAGATTGGCGACCATGATCGTGTCGGCGCGGCGGATATTGTCCGCGCTGTTGTCGACGCCCATGATCAGCACGGTGGTGTTGTTCGAGAGATGCCGCTGCGGAAAAGTCATGGTAAGCAGCTTGACAAGCATGCCAAAAGTTTCGGCGCTGTAATTGAGGACATTGATCAGGATGCCGCTTAAAGCCCCGGCTATCGAAACAATGGCGATAATTATCAGGATTTTCTTTTGCGCGCCGCTGAACATGACGGATGTATTTTAGCACAAGATGCGCTTTTGCAGCCGCCAGTTTAACTTACGCTCTCGTTTTATACAGCCAGGCCGAATTTTTTGGCGTTGGTCTCTCTTTTGATTTTTACGGCCTGCTCCAAATCCCCGTTTTTCCGCAGCAGCCGGCGGATCTCCCGCGCTGCCGGGCCGTGGCGTCCGGGTTCGGAATAATCCGCGACGTAAATTATTTTTTCCAGTTTGCCCATCCCGGCGCGGCCAAGCGTATGATAATGTATCGCGTTAAGGATTTTTTGATTTGTGACGCCGAATTTTTCACGCGCCCAAACCGCGCCCAGCGGACCGTGCAGCAGCAGCGGGTTTTCTCTGTATTTTTTGGCCAAACGCAGGCGGTGCTTTTGGGCTTGCGCTAATAAATAATCCGCGTCGGCAGTTTTGGCGCAGTCGTGCAAAAGTCCGGCGAGATAAGCGGCGTCCGTGTCATAATTGCAGAGCGCGGCGATCTGTTTAGCCCACTCCGCCGTGCGCAAAGAATGCCGGTATTTTTCCGCGGTCAGACTTTGCTGGAGAACCGCCTGGAATCGGTGTAATTTATAAGCTGAATTCGGGGAGTTTTTCTTTGCGGGCATTGGCGTATTTGACGGTCAGTGTGCG
This genomic interval from Candidatus Margulisiibacteriota bacterium contains the following:
- a CDS encoding adenylosuccinate synthetase — encoded protein: MTVRVVVGTQWGDEGKGKITDLLAEHADIVVRYQGGNNAGHTVIVGQEIFKLHLIPSGILFPQTVCVIGNGVVVDPDVLLEEIAMLRGRGVKVSPDNLKISSAAHLILAKHKKQDREQEAGRAADKKIGTTGRGIGPAYVDKIDRSGARLEIFLRQNTPADLSEFQEKLRPYVIDSVKYLNEALAAGKNILLEGAQGTMLDVDHGTYPFVTSSNPTAGGACTGSGIGPTKIDEVWGVVKAYSTRVGEGPFPTELFDKDGEYLRAAGAEFGTTTGRARRCGWFDAVVVKHAVRVNGLTDLVITKLDVLDKLSKIKICTAYEIDGQTVADLPTDLELFSRAKPVYIEVDGWQKDTTHCRSFSELPSEALKYIARLQELLGVKITLVSTGPDRAQAMRRDI
- the ispH gene encoding 4-hydroxy-3-methylbut-2-enyl diphosphate reductase; protein product: MKVVLIEPRGFCRGVRQALQLLDNTLQKSSPVYVLNEIVHNKTIIDVYQKKGVIFAQSIQEAPAGSHIVFSAHGVAPEIVRQAKERRLKIIDATCPLVKKVHQEAAAFTQKNIPIIYIGHKKHEEVRGVYGEAPHNITIVENLKDVSRLPRARAQYAVLTQTTLNIRDTQEIIAELKKHFQIIEPRQKDICYATAARQEAVQKAAPQVEAVIIIGSRNSSNSIRLKEIAEAAGARAYLADSCQELPPEIKKYQSIGLTSGASAPEYLVQECLTYLHSLSK
- the mutS gene encoding DNA mismatch repair protein MutS, whose translation is MRRETPEATPMMRQYLDIKARHQDAIVFFRLGDFYEMFYADAELAARELELTLTGRGSKEHKMPMCGVPYHAADNYIARLINKGYKVAICEQVEDPALAKGLTKREVTKIITPGTLIDEKLISDKAANYLAAITSADSKDETFGLAFADISTGVFKTAELHGQENLRAEILRLDPKEIIYTAAENPADLAVPATRVDLPGVESALKILAHFSRDTARDFALESKPLALQAAAAVFNYFKAAQKTELKQLTRLETYLPQNYMYLDNASRKNLELTETIRSGGKTGSLYGLLDKTKTSMGSRLLKEWLCYPLLDQTEIESRYAAVGELLNDLVARAELTELLKDVYDIERLIGRITNGNAGARDLVYLKESLRVMQSLTPTLRQFSAPLLTALNNSAQQKILQEICSLIDQAIVDEPPLLVTAGNIFRDGYNAELDELRRISRSGKQWIAEQESQERERTGIKSLKIGYNSVFGYYIEISHANRDLVPENYIRKQTLTTAERYITPELKEKEELLLSAGSRIEKLEHRLFSELRQSIAASTREIQNAARAAAALDTLLALAQNAAERHFVRPSILKDSAAKLYIKNGRHPVVEQALGTAAFVPNDLFLAPADTRLLLLFGPNMSGKSTYMRQTALLVLLAQAGSFVPADSMEFTLVDRLFTRVGAMDDLFSGKSTFMVEMAETANIVRSATKNSLIILDEVGRGTSTYDGMAIAWALTEYIYLRLGAATIFATHYHELAQLAGKYPQIKNCNVSVAEKGQDIIFLHKVAPGPASGSYGIHVARLAGLPEEITARAAQILSTLEKPQTSSGQISLF
- a CDS encoding LCP family protein, which encodes MFSGAQKKILIIIAIVSIAGALSGILINVLNYSAETFGMLVKLLTMTFPQRHLSNNTTVLIMGVDNSADNIRRADTIMVANLNPYTKYIGVLSIPRDCRMPVPGHGQTKINHAYAYGGPQLLREAVSNYLQTPIPYYIEIDINGLAALVDQIGGVPLDVEKRMYYVDRAGDLYIDLQPGYQVLDGSKALQYVRFRNDAAVDLGRIERQHKFLQAVGNKLLKANIIFKAPTMIFKMAKFVRTNAPASLFIDVANRAKEAYQLGHLDIVTIPGAPVDINGVAYLQPDWQRTQNLVQRVIRGYEFYTPSLPPLKKPPELSIEVLNGSGAAGMGRNMERKLKTLGYSVWNTKDAGRFDYGETIIINWQGTALEDEAHILARKLYINPANILTRQPQNNTNLSFSLIVGHDWPIER
- the yqeK gene encoding bis(5'-nucleosyl)-tetraphosphatase (symmetrical) YqeK; amino-acid sequence: MPAKKNSPNSAYKLHRFQAVLQQSLTAEKYRHSLRTAEWAKQIAALCNYDTDAAYLAGLLHDCAKTADADYLLAQAQKHRLRLAKKYRENPLLLHGPLGAVWAREKFGVTNQKILNAIHYHTLGRAGMGKLEKIIYVADYSEPGRHGPAAREIRRLLRKNGDLEQAVKIKRETNAKKFGLAV